The DNA segment GTGACCTTCACCTTATCACCATGGGATAAAAATTTCTTCATAGAACGCATCTTAAACGCATAGTCATGGGCATCGATGTTGGGACGCATTTTTATCTCCTTGAGCTCAATATGCTTCTGCTTACGGCGAAGTTCTGTGCGCTTCTTCTGTTCCCGATAACGAAATTTGCCATAATCGATAATCCGACACACGGGAGGACGGGCATGAGGCGATACCTCAACCAAATCTAAGCCTCTCTCCTGTGCCTTCGCCAGCGCCTGCCCCCTGCCCATAACACCCACCATCTCGCCGTCCACGCCAATGACACGAACCGACTCCGCCCTGATATCGCCGTTCATGCGAAAAGACGAAACGCCATGCGCCTTGCCCCTCCCTATGTGATCATCTTGTTCTGCTACGATGATAAACCTCCCTGAATGCCTCACATGCCATGATGTGCCACATCCTTATATGTCCCATGCCCCATACAAAGCGCCTCCATCCTCTTTAGCGCATCACGCAAGGGCATCTCCTTACGCTCACCCCCTTTGCCTAAGCCACGCCACGCAACCGTCTGCTCCTTAGCCTCCCTCTCACCAATCACCCATAAAACAGGAACCTTCGCCAGACTATGCTCACGCACCTTATAGACGATCGTCTCATTGCGAAAATCAGAACGCACAGCAATGGATTTCTCCCGACACAAACGTAACACATCACAGGCATAGGATTCCGCCTTGTCCGTTATAGTCGCCACCACAAGAGGTAAGGGTGAAAGCCAGAGCGGCAACAGGCCACCATAATGCTCTAATAAAATCCCCACAAAGCGCTCAATAGAGCCAAACAATGCCCTATGAAGCATGACAGGCGCATGCTTCTCGCCATCCTTGCCAATGTAGCGCGCACCTAAACGCGCCGGCAAATTGACATCCACCTGAACCGTGCCACATTGCCAATCACGACCCAACGCATCACGCAACACAAATTCCAATTTAGGCCCATAAAACGCACCCTCGCCCTTGTTATACACATAGTCCTTCCCCATGCGACGCAACGCACCCTTCAAGCCATCCTCTAATATGTCCCAATCCTTATCCTCCCCTATACGCTCTTGCGGCCTGTCCGCAAATTTTATCGTCACATCCTCAAAACCAAAATCCTTATAAATAGAGAGAATCATCTCAACGATCGAACAACACTCGTCCTCCATCTGCTCAAAACTGCAATAAATATGGGCTTGCCAAACTCGGCAATGCGCCTCGGTAAGTCGCGGTAACTCATCATGCCTTGACGAAAGACCTGAACACAGCCCGGACAATTCATAGGCTTGACGGCAAAAACACGACCATCCTCTGTGTCCGTCGTATACATGTGCTGACGAAAACTTTGCCAATGACCCGATGACTCCCATAAGGCCCTGTCCATAATGTCTGGCGTGCTAATCTCTTCATAGCCAGCCTCGCGCTGACGCTGGCGCAAATATCCTATTAAGTGCTGAAAGAGAGTCCATCCCTTGTCATGCCAAAAGACAGCCCCCGGCGCCTCCTCCTGAAAATGAAAGAGATCCATCGCC comes from the Alphaproteobacteria bacterium GM7ARS4 genome and includes:
- a CDS encoding translation initiation factor IF-3 yields the protein MNGDIRAESVRVIGVDGEMVGVMGRGQALAKAQERGLDLVEVSPHARPPVCRIIDYGKFRYREQKKRTELRRKQKHIELKEIKMRPNIDAHDYAFKMRSMKKFLSHGDKVKVTVWMRGRERAHQGHAFDVLGRVAAEIADMASIETAPQAESGGRQVLMIVTPQRKKKEQG